A section of the Leptospira kobayashii genome encodes:
- a CDS encoding helix-turn-helix domain-containing protein: protein MQTNRNAPIETLLQTIAENLEKRAKQTKQDKQDLARLADLNRNTISAALSGNDMKLSTLIRLTRVLGFTDWLLPLLDAPIQSPIEQLAKKRKSGNQESLESKRPMSRVMGRRKS from the coding sequence ATGCAAACAAACCGTAACGCACCTATAGAAACCCTGCTACAAACGATCGCCGAAAATCTTGAAAAAAGAGCGAAGCAAACAAAACAGGACAAACAAGATCTCGCCAGATTGGCCGACTTGAACCGAAATACAATCAGTGCCGCGCTCTCCGGTAACGATATGAAATTATCCACATTGATTCGACTTACACGCGTGCTCGGCTTCACTGACTGGCTACTGCCACTTCTAGATGCACCGATACAATCCCCCATCGAGCAACTTGCCAAAAAAAGAAAATCCGGTAACCAGGAGTCACTCGAATCCAAAAGACCAATGAGTAGAGTGATGGGGCGGCGCAAATCATAA
- a CDS encoding type II toxin-antitoxin system HipA family toxin, with the protein MEQPVAVNLWGERIGGLVWDKNRGLALFEYDPDFIRSRRYEISPLMLPLSSRIFQYPELKNTKTFKGLPGVIADSLPEKFGNRLLDAYLAKHGRKLEDMNPLERLCYVGTRGMGALEYEPDLETRKLNKPIPIQVSDLVEVAKAVLNERISANTSLVDEGIDSLITVGTSAGGAKAKAIIAINNKTKDVLSGQTNVPKGYEHWLIKFDEMENEEHATSTQIGRIEFAYSEMAYESGINMMECRLLKDGKKAHFMTKRFDRVNGNDKVHVLTFAGMVHADRDPPGSYGYERLFQTIRDLGLGQDTLTEMYRRMVFNICSRNQDDHTKNHAFLMFGDGNWQLSPAYDICFSYKPGNQFIEQHQMSCNGKREHFTLDDLLEAAKFADIKRPRTIIKAVEETVSKWPDFAEKAGIREKNAAQIGNLHRRFIKK; encoded by the coding sequence ATGGAACAACCTGTTGCCGTCAATTTATGGGGAGAGAGGATAGGAGGATTGGTTTGGGATAAAAACCGGGGACTCGCTTTATTTGAATATGACCCTGACTTTATCCGGTCCCGTCGTTATGAAATCAGTCCTCTCATGTTACCTCTTTCCTCCCGAATTTTCCAATACCCGGAACTGAAAAATACAAAAACATTCAAAGGACTACCGGGTGTCATAGCCGATAGTCTGCCGGAAAAATTCGGCAATCGGTTGTTAGATGCCTATCTGGCGAAACATGGCCGTAAGCTTGAGGATATGAACCCATTGGAACGACTGTGTTACGTGGGAACCCGTGGAATGGGAGCACTGGAATATGAGCCCGATTTGGAAACCAGAAAATTAAACAAACCCATTCCCATACAAGTAAGTGATTTGGTCGAAGTAGCTAAAGCAGTATTGAATGAACGTATATCGGCAAATACCAGTTTGGTGGATGAAGGGATAGATTCGCTTATTACGGTCGGCACAAGTGCCGGAGGTGCAAAAGCAAAAGCGATTATAGCAATCAATAATAAGACCAAAGATGTTTTATCAGGTCAAACCAATGTTCCAAAAGGTTACGAACACTGGTTGATTAAGTTCGATGAAATGGAAAATGAAGAACATGCAACCAGCACCCAAATCGGTCGAATTGAATTCGCTTACAGTGAGATGGCATATGAATCGGGAATCAATATGATGGAATGTCGATTATTGAAAGACGGAAAGAAAGCACACTTTATGACAAAACGGTTCGATCGGGTCAATGGCAACGATAAAGTGCATGTTTTAACTTTCGCAGGAATGGTTCATGCCGATCGTGATCCACCGGGTAGTTATGGATACGAAAGATTGTTCCAGACAATTCGGGACTTGGGCCTAGGCCAAGATACACTGACCGAAATGTATCGCCGTATGGTATTCAATATTTGCAGTCGCAATCAGGATGATCATACCAAAAACCATGCTTTCCTAATGTTCGGAGATGGCAATTGGCAGTTGTCTCCTGCTTACGACATTTGTTTTAGTTATAAACCGGGAAATCAATTTATAGAACAACACCAGATGTCGTGCAACGGAAAACGCGAACATTTCACGTTGGATGATTTACTGGAAGCGGCTAAGTTTGCAGATATAAAACGTCCCCGTACCATCATAAAAGCGGTAGAGGAAACAGTATCTAAGTGGCCGGATTTTGCCGAGAAGGCGGGCATACGGGAAAAAAACGCAGCACAGATAGGAAATTTGCACAGACGTTTTATCAAGAAATAG
- a CDS encoding DUF4160 domain-containing protein, protein MPKVFETNGYKFFFFSNEGNPREPIHIHVRKGEKLAKFWIKPIVALEDNYGFNSKELNWIENEIESKLVLIQGKWNDFFGI, encoded by the coding sequence ATGCCCAAGGTATTCGAAACCAATGGTTATAAGTTTTTCTTTTTTTCTAATGAAGGCAATCCTAGGGAACCAATTCACATTCATGTCAGAAAGGGAGAAAAATTGGCCAAGTTTTGGATTAAACCGATTGTCGCGCTTGAAGATAACTATGGTTTTAATTCAAAAGAATTAAATTGGATTGAAAATGAGATTGAAAGTAAGTTAGTATTGATTCAAGGTAAATGGAATGATTTCTTCGGTATCTGA
- a CDS encoding DUF2442 domain-containing protein: protein MISSVSEAKAQKIWFDENNLWISLFDGRTLSVPLAYFPRLRKANSEQLHKFEISGGGVGLHWDDLDEDISVPGLLLGNGDLSQHQKNL from the coding sequence ATGATTTCTTCGGTATCTGAAGCTAAAGCTCAAAAAATCTGGTTCGATGAAAATAATCTTTGGATCTCTTTATTTGATGGAAGAACATTATCCGTTCCTCTTGCTTATTTCCCTCGACTTCGCAAAGCGAATTCCGAACAACTTCATAAATTTGAAATTAGTGGCGGAGGAGTTGGACTGCATTGGGACGATTTGGATGAGGATATCAGTGTCCCGGGGCTTCTTCTTGGGAATGGCGATCTTTCACAACATCAAAAAAATCTTTAG